AAACGGCGGTCGCAGGACTGCCGGCGGCGGTCGAGCGCCGGTTGCGGCAGTCGCTCCAGTTCTCGTTGCGCCCGCTCATCAACGCCACCGGCGTCATCCTGCACACCAACCTGGGACGTGCGCCGCTCTCCGCCGACGCCCTGCGCAGTATCGCGGAAGTCGCGGGCGGCTACTCCAACTTGGAGTTCGACCTGGCGGCGGGCGAGCGCGGCAAGCGCGACGTCCACGTGCAAGGGCTCTTCGAGCGCTTGCTCGCAGCCGAGGGCGCGCGCAACTCGGCCACCGTCGTGGTCAACAACAACGCCGCCGCGGTTTTGCTGGCGCTGAATACCCTGGCCGAGGGCGGCGAGGTCATCGTCTCCCGCGGCGAGCTGGTGGAGATCGGCGGCTCCTTCCGCATCCCGGAGATCATGGCCAAATCGGGCGCGGTGCTGCGCGAGGTCGGCACCACCAACCGCACCCGCCTCGCCGACTACCAGCGCGCCATCAACGAGCGAACGAAGCTGCTGCTGCGCGTCCATCGCTCGAACTTCCAGATCGTGGGCTTCACCGAACAGCCGCGCCTCGAAGACTTGGTGAAGCTCGCGCGCAAACACCGCCTGCCCGTGATGGAGGACCTGGGCTCGGGTGCGCTCTTTGACCTGCGCTCGGTCGGAGTCGAGGGCGAACCAGGCGTGGCCGCGAGCCTCGGCGCCGGCGTGGACGTGGTCACCTACAGCGGCGACAAGCTGCTGGGCGGGCCGC
This window of the Terriglobales bacterium genome carries:
- the selA gene encoding L-seryl-tRNA(Sec) selenium transferase, with protein sequence MKASAKSGLYRKLPSVDELLRGPELAELAAREGRAAVTEAARQALARMRKEISSGRLNPQGVETAVAGLPAAVERRLRQSLQFSLRPLINATGVILHTNLGRAPLSADALRSIAEVAGGYSNLEFDLAAGERGKRDVHVQGLFERLLAAEGARNSATVVVNNNAAAVLLALNTLAEGGEVIVSRGELVEIGGSFRIPEIMAKSGAVLREVGTTNRTRLADYQRAINERTKLLLRVHRSNFQIVGFTEQPRLEDLVKLARKHRLPVMEDLGSGALFDLRSVGVEGEPGVAASLGAGVDVVTYSGDKLLGGPQAGMLSGKPARIARIRSNPLFRALRVSKLTYAALEATLLAYLRQDYDSVPALRMMRMDVNEISIRVSAMVEKLLATSERQATSLRIEIVAGESVIGGGSTPGASLPTVLVAVACKGLRADQLAARLRAAEPAVIARVEERRVLLDLRTVFPEEDAAVAAALASIAK